CAAAAGGGGCTCACGATGCAGTTACTGCAGCAGCTGGAATATCAGAACCAGCTGGAGGCTGTGCACTGGGTGGGGCCCTATGAACGAGAAGGTTAATAACCAAGAGAGATGAcatatttcaaattttcaataCAAGATTTGGAGGAATAGATAACTCACAGTTCAGATGCAGAAACAGGTGCTGTTGAAGGTGGTGTTCTTGCAACTGGGGTAGCAGGGCCAGACGGAGTAGCAGCAGCCACTGGAGTAGCAGGTTGAGCCTATTGCGAAGTGATAAATAATTTTTTCCAGTAAGACACTAATAAACAAGGATATCCAAAATCACAAAGAAGTAAATTTAACACAGTGTAattatatgatacaaaatgaAAATTTTCTACAATTTTGTCCATGAACAAGCTAAAGGGAACACCAACACTGAAGTCAAGAAGGTTATGACTTTTTTTATCACAGAGCTCCAACATTCTTACTATTATTTATGAAATACAACTTTTCAGGTTCAGTAAACCAAGTACGAACGTTCTTTAATTTAAGACCTCCACAACCAATTCTAAAGAAACAGGGACACCACATGGCAGAGCACTGTTGATGCAATTGCTTTCCTGTATTCATTTGTTGGTTCAAGATGCAAGGTAAGAATGGTGATGCAGAATAAACACAAAATTGACAAACAAGGCTGGAAACTGCACAAGAAATGACTAGATATTAATAGAAATGTGAAGGGGCAGATGACTGCAAAGAACATAATGCAGTATAGTTGCTACCAAATACTGCAACacgaagaaaaagaaattaacaagcttgaGTTTAAATATCTAATTATATCTACAAATTTTACCTGGATAGTAGGGGCCTTTGAAGCAGTAGAAGGACCACTCGGTGATGCCTTAGCCTACAAATTTTATGCATATCATATCACTACTAATATCAGATAATTGTGGCACTAATTTTTACCTAAGTTGACAAGCCTTTAAACACAGTAGAAGTGTGCTATCAATATTATTGAGAACACCTAAATGTGGAATCCAAAACAACTAAAACACAGAACATCAATGTTTATACTGCTTCCTTTAAGCAGCAGGCTAATAAAAATGCAAAGAGGCATAGCCCGCTTTTGATTAACATATAATAGGAAATTGTAATGTAGCGGATATAACATGCAAGGTGGAAAAAATACGctgtccaagtgggtggagaaTATCTTATCTAATCTCACATATCAATGATTTGAAAGCTCATTGGTTACGAACACAGGAAATGAACAAAGCAACAGGTAAGATAATATTGTAACACAGGAAATGAACAAATTAGGCTTATTAGTTATGTCTAGCTCTGCTAATCCTTCCTATTTAGTTTCTCCTTCCTTTGAACACGAACAGCGCATATCCCAAAAATTGATGGACGTAAACGGCCGTAGGTTCTGATGGATCTATGTCCAACAAAAGGTTCCTACGCTCATGCTCTATGCATTATAATAAGTGGTATTCCACTATGGAGAATCACCTTAGACAGCATTATAACAAGGAAGCTGTTCTCAGCAACGTTGTTGCCTTCCAAAGTGGTATCATCCTTGAGAATTTTGCCTTGATGTATGAGCATCTGCTGATCCGCAGGGTACACATTCTGCCCCTGAGCACCTTCAATGATTCTCTTGACCTCAGCCACCTGCAAAACAGAGCCAATGATAAGCACAGTACCACTAGTTCCAAAGCAAACCATCATATATTGCAGCATCAATCACATTGACTAACCAGACTTCCAGAGATAGCTGGACATATGTCAATTACAACGCGACAGTACCTAACATGCCAAATTCAGAGCACCAAAACGATGTAAAATTACAGACATAGGCGCCCGAACACTCTAGACTCCCCTCTGTGACCGATCCGCACCACGCGTTCACCACAGGTACAGCAGAGCTGAACATCTACTAAACCCTAGATTTAGATTTTCTAAAAACGCGTCATCGACACAAGGGAACCTAATCCCTGTACCAAGCCGGGAACGAATCGCAACACGGGGGCCCCAAATCGAGCAAATTGCTCGAGAATTGCGCCGAATCGCACGGATTGAAGACGGAAGGGGGGAAGATGGGATAGGGATCGTACCGACGCCTCGGGGCTAGCCTCGATCTCGAAGTTCGTGCCCTTGAGGGTCTTCACGAACAGCTTCATCGTGACTTCTCCTCCACCCTCTTGCTCAAACTTCTCTCTCTACAACAAACTCGCGCTATCCCTATCTGAGTCTTGCTTCGCCTTGAGGGTTTTCACCTTGACTTCGCCTCCAGTGGGGAGGACGACGCGGCCGCACGAGGGGAGTAAGTTATAggcgagaaaaaaaatctggagcCGGAGCGAAATGATATCTGATAGAGATACTGGTTTCTAGCCACGTTCGCTGACGCGTGGGGCCGTAAACGGATTGGACCAGTTGCCAGTGGGAGGGACAGGTGTCCGATCACGAGACTGGACAGTTCGGCTGCTCCGTTGCGATGTGTGGCTCGATCTGTGTCCCAGGACTTGCGTGTATTTGGGGCAATTTCGTTGGGACTATTTTTTTCGTGTGACTACTGGAGAGCCCAGCTTTGTGACTACCCAAAGGTGTGTTCGGATGTCCTCTGCTTTTCAAAATCCGTAGATCCAACTTTTCGATAGCGATTCCAGCGTCTGACTCGGAGCTAAACATGTTTGGTGCTACTCCTCGTTTGCTACTGGGCTGGAAGCCCATTAATCAACTTGGCCCAGCCAGTCTTGGATGGAATCGATGGGATCTTGCTCGCTGTGCCAGAGAACGGAACAACGGGGAATGGGGCGACGGCGGTCATTGCTGTATCAAGAGACTGTGCTGGAGAATGGGGCAGAGGGCGGAGATTCGGACGGAGCAGGTGCCTGCACAGGGGAacaagagaggaggaagagaaggccGCAGAATTGGCAAGGGTGGGGATGGGGGTGGCTACCGGAGAACGGGGAAGGAGAAGTCCGTCGgagaaggagggaggaggaggccgcgccGGAGAACGGGGACGAGGAGGGCGGCCACGGGGAAAGCCGTGCAAAGACTGTATCGGGAAACGAGGTCAGGGAAGAGAAATAGATCTGAACCGTTTTTTCATTAAAACGGTGGCAACATTGCTGTAATTTCGCACTGCTCCGTGTTTTCATGTTTCGGGAATCTTCAAAAGAGGTGCTCCAGTTTTGTACACAAAATTGGTGTTCCGCGTTGGAGTTTGGGGAAGCTGTAAGCTTCCGAACACACCCTAAGCCGGCTTGCTCAGGCCCAACATCGAATGCAAGGTAACTCAAGTGACCGTCAGGAACCGTGGGCTGCGTTACTAACCGAGCCTAGGACCTTGTAAGCGTGCGTGTCTGAGAGCAACTCCAGCCGCCACTCCTAAAGGCCCCCTAAATGGTTTTGGGGGCCGCCGGCCCGTAAAATCCGACCCAGCCGGCCTCcccaaaatatttttttagccGGCGCGTCCCAGAAAGTTAGCCGGCGCCCCAAGGCCACACCCAGCCCACGGGGAGGCgagcgggggcgccggcgcctcgcGTTATTGCGGCGGGCCTGTCTTGTCAGCGGCTATTGATCGCTCTCACCGGTATCCCACCGGCTTCCCCGAGGCGATTAATGTCGGTCGGCCCGCCGGTTGCCACCCGGCCGCCCCCGCGCATTGCCGACGCCCATTATCACCGCGTTCACACCTCGCCGGTTCACGTTCCGCCGCTATAAaagcgcccccccccccccccccgcggtGCTCGCCATTCCCCTCACTggcccctcctccctcgcccTCTCCTCTCACTCGTCCACTAGATGGCCGGCAACAACTGGGACGAGCGGCGGTGGCTTCGCCTCGACGAGGCCAAGGCAATTCGGCGGGCCGGCACCCTATTGCCGCCGGtctgccgcctcctccacggctGGCATCTCAGCTGGGGCGGTAGGCCCGTCGCACCGGCGGGAGCGCATCTGGGCGCGCTTCGTCCACGCCCTGACACCGGAGCAGCAGGCTTCGACAGAGTGGGACCGGAGTTTGctcgggaggtcggctccgatcttcaccgtgcgcgtggcgtcatcTTGGGAGACGCATACTTCCTTGAGATCTCCTTCGGGtaggggcttagggatgtagcgctccgggTGGACAGTTTCGGGTGCTCCCACGTTCGAAAGCATGTTGATACTCTTAGATGATTCTTCCTTCTCGGTGCACTTGGTCCCATGGCGGTAGAGCGTCTTCCTatcggaagattgctcgccaCGGAacttcatgcacaagaagttgtggtggatggcGGTGCAGAGACGGTTTAACGTCGTCCTTccgaggatggcgttaaaggaggcctccatatccaccacgtcgaagcgcacgagctcggttcgatgattcgtggcgtctccgaaggtcgtgatgagctcaatttgtccaagcggctgaatggacttccctGGCACGAAGCCGGTGACAAGATAAAGGGATGGCTACAccgagccgttcttgtatcccccttgcggttccatcagcttcttcaatTTGCTtagatataggatgtcggcggaccttccgccatccacaagagtcttcttgagctcacaattggcgacgatcgccatcacgaagagggcgtcgtcgtgtgggaagcgtatcccctagGCGTCTTCCTCcgtgaaggcaattggcacgctcgcccacttTAGTGGCggtgtcggggtgaaggttcccatgacgttgacttcgcgagcatactccttgcgttgcTGCTTCGATCCCCGGCccgtggcggagcccccgagtatcaatTCGACGTGACGCGTGGGTTCCTGAAACgggaggttatcctccttAGGTGCTGGATCAGCGacaaggacgttggcggggcgtggagcctcggctgtcttctcatccttgcgccgggcttgcattcgtgcttggaactcttcgcgagccgcgatgagagtgttgcattctttggtgttgtggcttgccgagttgtggatgaggcatcttccagttcctccctcggcggggcgaggtggcttcttgggttgccaagtctttttGGGACGATGCTTGTGCTTCGACAGCGAAGATCTTCCGGGCTTGGTCGCCGGGAgcctttttcccccacctcctcttcttcttggagctCCTTCGGGAGAGTTCCTTCGGGAGCGGCACGCGGTGCGTCCTTTTTGGCAATGTCCCCGTCTTCGTCCCGAGCGTATTCCTGCAAGATTCGATAGAGCTCCTCGGTCGTCTTCGGAGGATTGCGACTTATggcccgattcacttctccttggagaaggccttgcatgcatgcgtcaaTCATGATGGTCGACGGTGGGTTGGAGATTTGGCTTCGtaccttcgcaaagcgatggaagaagcttcggagggattcccccggcttttgtttcacggcgtatagctcgtgagcctgcacgggttctttgaagtttccCTAAAAGTTGGCGATTAAGACCTCTTAGAGGCGCTCccacgagtgcacggagttctttcgcaggttataaaaccaagtttgcgacatcccggtgagcgcgagcggaaagaggttgcagATCTCAACGGGACCTCCCCCGGCAGCCCGTTTGGtggtggagtagacatccaagaaCTAAAGAGGATTTGACTCCCCATCGTACGGTCGTATCGtaggcggcttgaaccttggcggaaaaggcgcGTCTTGAATCTCCCGTGTGAGCGGGTTACAAGTCGGCCGGTTCTTCCGGTTCCTTCTgcggcgaggtcctccctcgtcggAGTCGCTTTTGTCGCTAGAAGGGTCACctggagaatgatctcggcgttttcttgAGGGGTCGCAACGTCGATGGGAATTTCTTTCGCCGCCGGGACGGGCTCCGGACTCCGCTACTTGCTCATTTCCATGCACGCTGGGGTCTCATTCTCCGCGAGGCATAGCTTGAGGTGGTACTTGGTTCCCACCTTGCTCGACCCCGgcgggggagcaaggggcgcttgcggggcgtTCACCAAGTGAGGTTGGTGTCGAGCATGCGCATCTTGGAGAGCGCCATTtggcggaagcccccaataaggatgataccaacGAGCTCCATGGGCGATGACGGCGAGTGCCAACGGAGGCAGTCCTgagttggaggggtcgtaagccgggactccttggttttctggcgcGGATTCTCCTGAAGTGTTTCTCTTGTAGGTTCTGAGGGCAGGGTCACtaccggttgtagggaaggtggcgcaaaacccatcgagcgaggcatgtcgagttccgtatcccctgcgggggcggcaactGTAGGCAGCTCaccgatccttgccactacgtcggtgagtgtcgagggaccgcctacgatggtttcgagcacctcggtttCTTCAGGGACGGCCGGGAGCGGAGGTGCGACCACGACTTCCGTCGTGGcaaccatgcttgcggcgacgtccggattggtgagcactccttcttcctcgggagcccacGAGGcgtttgctttctttgtttgcaaccgtgtagacatcgcggcaagttgggcacccgatgaagtaggcttcgtcggggccattaaatcttcaattgcaacgagggttccccacggtcggcgccactgttgttgttctcaacaacaattagagtaaagggtgccaatgctcgatggcacaagcgCGAGTATAAaatagggcgtgtacgccggccttatagcgaagatcgccgtacacttggacaagttgacatgtCGATACTTTTTGagtaggttcggtcgaccctgcgggtgtgacctagtcctatgttaggagaggcttcgaggaaATCGTTAGCCAAAGTGTTTCGGGACGATCGaggctccccgaatcacttagcgagaggtcgaaaggggccacctcgtacttgggccgagcgAGGCTttccaagtagcgaggtcgagataccattaggactctaacccgattccctctccttcgggctcgggccgaacgagACTTCCCGAAatcccgaaactagagctcctctcaaagaggctctctagacctctccccttgagtttatttaagttgagagtgaatggtgcatgccccatggggggtatttaggggctgtttggtttaaGCCCCAACAAACcccaccaaaattttggcatgaccaaAAGAGGGGCatgaccaaatttttggtaaaTAGATGTTGTTTGGATTACAACCAATGTAAATGGCCAAGTTTTTGGCAATGCATGATGCTACAATTATTCATTGCAAGACTAGCATGATCTACTTCTCAATAGTCAATTCAAAATCTAGGAGTAATCATGGATTAGAGAAGGTGATTAAGATAGAGTTGGAAAAAGTTTCTCGCAAGAAAAAGGGGAAGTGTTGTTGAACTTTTCATTTAATGCAGCCGTCACTTGATAACTAGAGAACATAGAGATAGGTAAGATCTTATTAGATGCGTACAGGCCCGAACAGAAGATACGCAAGGCTGTACTGTTGTTCGTTTCACAGGAGGAGGTAATTAGCCATCGACCGAGTAAATAGGCTGGGACCCACCGTGGATTAAATGGCGATGGCACGTTGCCAATTCTCTAGCGAAGTTTTTCGCCACCCTCAACTCACCAACGATTTCCATGGGATAGGGCGGGCGCGCCCGCGGCAGGCTGGGCGAGCCAAATATTCGGCCTTCGTCCAAACGGTGGCCAAATATCACGGGCGGACCAATATTTTGGTAGGGTCGGTTTTGGTTgtaaaccaaacagccccttatatcctaggggtccatgacaaaagaccatggctacccttaatggagagagaaaagtgggggcaaaatggtaaaagtagcttctTGGTATATAagttttgtgtgcaccaagtgggaaaagtgggggttggtccatggtccaccatggactaaagGCCCCATCCTAACATCTTTCTTGTCCACTACTTAAGCTTATTTCTCTCTTTGACCAAGACATGAGAGGCTTAAGTTGTTGACTAGTCTTAATTATTGTCACGTAAGATTGACCGTGCCACGTAGACATCTTGACTCTTGTAgagaaatgttgacttggtcgttgcCACGTAGAAATCACGACCCAGCCCTATAAAGgttttattttaaaacaacataCATGAATCATGTTCTTACAATCCTGAGCGAGAAGCTCGTCAATGATCGGAGGAGACTCCAGCTGCAACGCCGCAACGTTTACACCTCCTTTAGCAAAAGACACTAAAGCATGAGCTACTTCTATAATCTCTTATTCACTAAACTCAACTGAAAACTCATTTGAGAAGAATAGCACGAGATGAACGGAGATGTTCATGTGCCGCCATGTCCCAACGACGATCATCATCAAGTCGCGGAAATTCGCTCAGTATGATTCTTCGTAAAAGCTTTAGTATTATTCATTTTCGACCTTCGTGATCACAGGAAATTCCTTGGATCCTCAACAAGATAGTAACATCGGTGATCGGGatatttgaaaagaaaagcaactaAATTAAGCAGTTTCGACGAGTTGTTTTGTGTTGTCATTTCATGACACGAGCCCACACAGCCTGCAGCAGTCATGTGCGTGTGCATGCAAACCGACGGCATTGCACGATCGGCAGAGCTACGCGACGCAGGCCGTGGCGACGGCAACGCCGTTGGCCCGCTTGACGAAGCGGCCCTTCATCCGTGGCCGCTTCTCGGCGTTGAGCTTGCGCACCTCGTACCGAATCTTCTTGGAGAAGAGCCGCGTCCGCCGCTTCTCTCGGTACCGCGACACCCGCGCGTCCCTGCCGCCGTCCATCTTCGTCCTCGGCGTTCGCAGCTCCTCCGTGCCATGGCCAACGAGCACTCCTCCCATCATCCAAACGCTCATCTGCACATCGAAATTACCTCATCAAGGTTAGCATCTTAGCATATACAGGGACGCACAGGACCGATGTGCAAGAAGAGTTCAGACGCCGAAGCCGGCGCGTAACGTAAAGTATGGTACGTACCGAGTAGTCGTGTGGCCAGCAGCCGTCGAGCTTGACGTCCGGCCTCTTGCCGTCGGCCCACGGCGACTTCTCCCACTTGTCGATGATGGCCTCGTAGTTTAGATTGAGCGAGAGGCTCCTCGGAAGGAATCGTGCGGCACTCCCGCTGGCCGCATTCTCGTCCGGCGTGGCCTGAGGTGAGCCGTAGTCGTCGTCGAAGTCGATGCCGAGCATATTGCCGGACAcctccgtctccggctccCGCTCGAGGCCGCACGCCAGAAACATGCCTCTAGCCTCGCCGTCGGTCTCCATCTTGACTCGCCCGCCGGCACCGTCCACGTCAACCATCGGCTGGATGAGCCCCAATGCCTCCATGCAGAACGGCTCCTCCTCGGTCCCTTCGTCCAGGCCGCGGCCAAGAAGCGCTTCCATGTCGGCCGCGAACTCCATGAGCTCGGCGTCCGTGGGGCCGAAGCTGACGACGCTGTCGGGGAAGAATTGATCAACTGCCAGAGACGGCGCCGCAGGCTCCGTCGGGCTCTCGAGCACAACGACGCGGTCCTCGTTGCAGCACGACGCGTAGTCTTCGAGATgccgcggcgacgacggcgagcagAGCTCCGCGAGGGCGGGGTCAAAAACGGGCACGCTGTacagcagctcctcctcgtcagTCTCCCCCTCAAATAACTTGTGCTCCTCCGGCGAGCCTTCCCCACCGGACGCCTCGTCCGGCACCACGACGGGCCGCCGCGACGACAGCAGATGCCCGATGACGCTCTTGCCGCGCGGGGTCCGCGGCTTGCGCTTGAACCAGGCCGGGACGACCTCGTCCCCGCGCCTGGCCCGCGggccgccggctccggccTGAAGCGGCGACGTGGGCCGCAGGCGCACTCGCTCGTGCCGCCGAGCGAGAGGGTTCGCGGAGTGCACCGACGCGTCGCACGCCTGGCAGAGGAACGCGTCGTCCGCGGCGCAGTACCACctggcccgccgccgcaggcagCCGTCGCAGGCGCGCGCCGCCTTGCTCCCCatcgcgccggccgccgccttaGCCAACGAGCTGCTCATCAAAAAATCAAACCACActagctggctggctggctacTCGCCTAGCTACTCCCGTCGTGTCGGCGCTGTACCGTACTGTACGTAGAAACGGGAATGTATCTCCGGCGAAAATATCGCGGGGTGGGTTTATAGCAGGCATGGCGGATCGAGGTGGCCCCGGCTCGTACGCTTTTTCTGGGCCCGCGCGGGGTGTACTTTGCACTTTTGGTGCGTCTGTTGGCCACAACCGCGGGCCTTATCTGCGTCCTGATTGGCTGAAAGGTAAGACACATCCAGCACGTAGGCCTCTGATTGGCTCGTGCCGGATTTTTGGTGGGGGCCTCCCTCCCTTTGGGCTACGCGACGATCGGGCCCAGAAAGGCCTTTCCGTGTCGCACTCGTGGTTGCTCTGCGGTTTGCTACGTCGCCGGAGACGGGATCCACTAGGACGTGCCGGGACCCTGGTAGAAACATCGTTCGCCGGAGAAAGGGTCATTTGTTTTTCTACCAGGCTCACTGCAAAAACATCGTTCCCGAAATCCATGATGCTTGCCACTTGTAGAATAGACCAGGTTTCTAACTACGAGTATCAAGAAGGCACCATTTCTCACGGACCGGCCTAAAGCGAGCGTTAGGCAGGTCCGGGGACGGATGCGAGGGGTTCTTGTGATGAGCCGCTAAACCTTTGGTAATATAGGTTAAAGGTTAGCCTTTTACAATCTGTGCGGTCGAAAGGTCGGTCTGTTCGGTTCCTACGATGGACCTCTTTCCTTCTCAAACACGACTGATCGAGGCATCAAGTTACGATCAATCCATTCAATACACAGAAACAAGAAATAGCGGCTTCCAAGCAGGCGAGAAATAAGCAATAcatttatatacatgtcgaGGGATATGAATGGAGAACAACGATGCGAGAACCATGGTTCCAGTGTTGATTTGTGAACCAACGAAACAGCGAAT
This is a stretch of genomic DNA from Brachypodium distachyon strain Bd21 chromosome 1, Brachypodium_distachyon_v3.0, whole genome shotgun sequence. It encodes these proteins:
- the LOC100840783 gene encoding zinc finger protein CONSTANS-LIKE 16; translation: MSSSLAKAAAGAMGSKAARACDGCLRRRARWYCAADDAFLCQACDASVHSANPLARRHERVRLRPTSPLQAGAGGPRARRGDEVVPAWFKRKPRTPRGKSVIGHLLSSRRPVVVPDEASGGEGSPEEHKLFEGETDEEELLYSVPVFDPALAELCSPSSPRHLEDYASCCNEDRVVVLESPTEPAAPSLAVDQFFPDSVVSFGPTDAELMEFAADMEALLGRGLDEGTEEEPFCMEALGLIQPMVDVDGAGGRVKMETDGEARGMFLACGLEREPETEVSGNMLGIDFDDDYGSPQATPDENAASGSAARFLPRSLSLNLNYEAIIDKWEKSPWADGKRPDVKLDGCWPHDYSMSVWMMGGVLVGHGTEELRTPRTKMDGGRDARVSRYREKRRTRLFSKKIRYEVRKLNAEKRPRMKGRFVKRANGVAVATACVA